A window of Papilio machaon chromosome W, ilPapMach1.1, whole genome shotgun sequence genomic DNA:
ATGAGTTCTGTTAAGTCAACAGACGCAGGTGCGGCAGAAGTAGCACTAACTGACTTACCAGAGGGTACGTCTAGCATACTGTCTGCAAACTCGGCCACCTTGTCCAATGACAGGTCCTGATGAGGCATCAGGATGCGCTGAACATCAGTGGGCAGGTTCCTCATCCACAATTCGCGGATGATGCTCTCGTCGGCCCTGCCTGCGAGTGATCTCAAGTGCCGCAGGAACGACGAGGGCGTACGGTCGCCCAGCACCTGTTCGCTGAGAAGTTGGCGAATGCGCTGCTCGCTGGAACTGGAAAATCTTTTGATGAGCTCGTTTTTTAAATGCCCGTATTTATTTTCCGATGGCGCATTGTCGATCACATCCTCAATTTCCTCTGCTATAGAGGAATCCAGGACAGATAAAATGTGACCATATTTGGTTGAGTCCTTAGTTATACCTGCTATCTCAAACTGTGCCTCCGCTTGTGTAAACCAAGCTTTTGGTTTATTCGGCCAAAACGAAGACAACTTGACACTAACTGCTCCTACGTTGGAGTGACCATGACTACTACTGGAGCTATGTACACTGATGTCTTTAAGCTGCCTTTTAAGGTCTTCAATTTGTCTCTTTAATTCCTcttccatttttaaatacaacacGTTAACTAAATaccagagaaaaaaaaaattaaaaaaacttattatttaaaatgaaaaacaaacaaaaacctACATGCATAAAACCATAAGTTTAACACACTCAGATAAGCTTGATAGTAATtgttataatagtaaaataatgaaaataacaaacatttaaattttcaatgatCTCCGGAAAgtgaattgttaaaaattctaacttcagtaataaaattgttaataagaaaacattcaatagTTGGAAATGTATAAGTTATGCAAAAACAATGTTGTTAGGAAAAAAGAACACAAAACAAAGCAACAAGAGACAAAATTCTAGAATAAGAGTACATAAatgcttatattttaaataaaaatgtgataaaaacagtaaaattatGTCAAATACAGCTTAAATGGTATTAATCTATGTGTATAATGTGTGAATTAATAAAGTTCAGTTACAATTGTCCAtgcaaattgaaaaatttccTTCACCAGGTCACcactaattataaaaaaatatatttttatagaaaaaaaaaatattaattaatgcaCTGATCACAATGAAACTTGTTAGCAGTTTAGTCAGTTTTACTTGATGTTACACTATGTTAACTCACCACCGTGAAGCTGCAGAGTAGGTAAGCAAGGCAAGCAATAGGCCTGCGCCCTCACCAGATGCTCTGAACGTACCTGGAGATGCAGATACCTCGGGATTTCGTGATATTGTAGAATCGAGAACGTCGGCTTGCTCTCGCAAGTGCCGACCAGCTCGTCTAGTCGAGTGCCGGAGACATGCACGCCAGGTTAGGTGGATGCGTGGGCGCGTGTGCTGGAACCATCCGCTCGCATCGGCGGGATCTCTTCACAAAAGTGCCTGGATTGCGGCACGATTCTCTCCACGACGCGTAGGAATCCTCTATAGTTCGATATTTTGGCGCCCTCACAATTTTATGTGcttgtgaaatattttcaatcacgatgttttcaaATCACGTCGGGGTCACCAATTTAACGAATGTTCTTTTGTgtcgttaaataaaacagtattatATAGTTATAAACGATTTACTTAAgcacaattaaatatacacaTCACAAAAAGACTTTTAGAAGCTATCTGTCTCAAGTATTTACGCTGTCGGGACTCAACGGTTACTTAACGGTTACTGTTCAAAAACCGCGTCTCGCCCCCACGCGCCCGATCGCCCCCGAGCGCCGCTCGGCGTCGTCAAGCGCGAGTCGGGCGCTAGTGGCgggtaatttaaattatccgCCACAGTTGCTGTTTTAGATTCTGGTGCTACATCACATATGTTCAAAGACAGTtcacttttatataatttgaaatcttTAAATACACCTATAGCTTGCGCTGATAATATGACGATTAATGCAGAAGCAATTGGTAGTTGTATTACTGACACCTGTACTTTAGAAGGAGTGTTACATGTATGTACCTAAGattgctaaaaatattatttcagttaGCAGCTTAACAGAtagagattttaaaataattttctataaaaattttgcagtagtaaagaaagaagagaaaagAATACTAGTAGCGCATAGGAACAATAACGGCCTTTATATTACGAAACTAACTGCAATTTTTCCAACTCTCTCGGCGTTGATGGTGGAAAGTGAAAGTATTTGGCACAGACGATTAGCTCATTTGAGCAATGTTAGAGAAACAGCAAAGAACGTTGTAGGTTTAAACCTGTCTAGTTCCGATTTCGTATCATAGTCCTGCGAAGTTTGTCATCAAGCTAAATTATGTAGGCTTCCTTTCAAAACTGTACGGCATTTAGCTAATAGACCACTAGAAATTATTCATCCTGATATTTGTGGTCCAATTGATTGTCAGACATGGGATGGTAGGAGATATTTCGTTACGTTTCTCGATGATTTTACTCACTACGCAAGGGTCTATCTTTAACGGAATAAATCAGATACAATAGGTTGCATATTACACTTTATTCGTTGGGCTGAAAgacattttaatcaaaaagttgAAAAACTACGGTGTGATAATGGAGGTGAGTACTGCAGTAGCCAACTAATTAAGTGGTGTCAGGATAGGGGTATAATGCTGGATTACACTGTGCTTAAATAAGGAAtgtcagtattattttcttaagattgacgtatgttataataaattaattccgtttatattctcaaataagtaagatgtatagtaatcaaaaataactgtttaacttttatatacatatttaataatgatcctgtttcaactaaattatatccaatatgtttgagtaagaataaatattttccgaatCAGTCTATAAGTGTATATTTGGTTTGAGAGTGATCCCATCATCAACATCCACCATTTCAagaggttatgggcccagaaatgctgatatttatattttttggagcATTTTTCCTGTTTGGAGAGCAAGAATTACAGTTGCAAACAAATTTTTCAAGATGGAGGAAGAGTGACAGTTGCAAACAAATTTGTCAAAGATCCATCTACCATTTATTGACGGTGTTGAAAATGATGAATGCAGAGGCGGATGAAGTGATTTTTGAAGAAACGGTTGAAGAAGTGAAGAAGAGGTGACCATCGACGGTGTTGAAAAAGATGAGTGCAGCGGCGGATGACgtgttttgtgaaaaaatgGTTGAAGAAATGAAGATAGAATAGAGAGGGTTGCTGTTGAtgttgttgagttgtagttgttgttgagttggagttgttgttgagttggagttgttgttgagttggagttgttgttgttggagttgttgttgttggagttgttgttgttggagttgttgttgtcggagttgttgttgttgttgttggagttgttgttgttgttgttggagttgttgttgttgttgttggagttgttgttgttgttgttggagttgttgttgttggagttgttgttgttgttggagttgttgttgttgttggagttgttgttgttggagttggagttgttgtggttggagttggtgttgttggagttggtgttgttgttgttggagttgttgttgttgttggagttgttgttgtgttGATGTTGTAGAAAGttgttgatgttgttgttgttgtagaaagttgttgatgttgttgttgttgcagaAAGTGTTAGTGTAAGGGTTGTTGATGTTGATAATTTGGTGGAGTTAATAGATTCGGGCAGTGGAAGCGTGGGTGTGAATTGATTGAATTTGTTAGTGGAGGAAATTTCTATTctgaatttttcatttatctatTGCTCAGTTTTGGACTTGTGGTTTGATTTTAATACAaggtcaaatattttacagtctactgtttattttaacggaattcaaatgaaatttttaagagaaacttttacagaatttttaatatctccaTCCTTTATAGTTTATTGTGATTTTCTTGTGGTTTTAGAGTTTAAGAGTTTGTGGTTTTGTTGAGAGaatgtattattgttttttattattggtgttttgttgataactttaaatatttgggTTTTCTGTACTTGTCTGTTGTTATGATGTATATTCTGAGATTAAGGGGGTGTGTTGATTTGGTAATCTCagaatatacctatacatactcCTTTGATAATTCTGACCTACTTGGCTTTTTAtgtagtatgtttaaattattttaaactagctttttcccgcgacttcgtctgcgcggaataaaaaatagaaaacggggtaaaaattatcctatgtccgtttcctagttctaagctacctgcccaccaattttcagtcaaatcgattcagccgtttttgagttataaatggtgtaactaacacgactttcttttatatatatagataaggaatgtcagtattattttcttaagattgacgtatgttataataaattaattccgttTATATTCTCAAATCAGTAAGTTGTATagtaatcaaaaataactgtttaacttttatatacatatttaataatgatcctgtttcaactaaattatatccaatatgtttgagtaagaataaatattttccgaatcagtctataaatgtatatttggtTTGAGAGTGATCCCATCATCAACATCCACCATTTCAAGATTGCCGATGTCATTTTAAAGCAGTCTCAATGATAACTAAATGATGACTTTTcgagaacatatttttttgttaataaaacttttaaaaaccaacagcggccattttgttCTATACGGACCTCTCACTCATCCATTAAAGAGTGATTGTTGACAAGCCAGCGTTCGGAACCGTACGATAATTATCGTACACATACGATAATTTTGTGCCTACATACGATGTACGATAGCATATTATTATCGTACGCAGATTGTACGATAATTTCTATCATGATGCAAAATttgagaatttatattatttcactcaTGCGTTGATAGTCTAAACCGCAGtagcatgattttattttgtccaatAAAATCTTGAGAAAATACCGGGAAATACAAGTTCTTTATTCCTATTGGTCCTTACGATCCGCTTTACTAAGTTTCACCACTGCCAATACTGTAACTTTATCCAGCGCCTGCTGTACACGCTTTCTTATTGGTTAGTATAGCATCTACCAATGCGAACAAGAGAATATAAGTTCGATAATTCGATATTTCGATTATGTTCACACTTCATATGTATCGTATATTTTGTGTAGAAAAGTTGGCAGTTATttcgttatattattatgattatatGTCCGTATTCGCTCTGACAAAcggaattattcaaattaagtgAAGAAAGAAGTAATTTTCTAGAGCAGCAAAATTTTGATCATACACTCGGAGTGATTGTACGATAATTTCGATCCATGTACGATAATTTTACGCCCCTGGTACGATAGTCAGTCCACTTCAAGTTGCTAACGCTGCTGCGcttcggctcgggtagacatttgtcggaactctttgcaatgacaggctttccgcactcgtaatgaaatatactaaaatgaattcatacttgtctcttatactaatgtgtacattctataaatgtatagtcaaattactattttaaacaagtgtcgccacataagtgtgaaattagtatgtatcattttggtatggttaactgttaacgattaactttaacttgcgttaaattttcgagaatttaacgctttaacgattaacgaagttaattttttaattaacgaattaacgattaacgaagttaacttttcgattaactgtgcccacctgtgattaaatataataagacCGATGAATCACTTAGGATAACATTTAGAGTTAGATTTAGATAAATGAGAGGTTACTAGACTGCAGTTGCTTATCAAGATATTGAGAGCGTTGCTAAATGAGTAAGGATTACCTATGTCCTATATATAAGAGAACTGCAGTGATCTAGTATTGAGTACTTCGATGTCTGCGTGCGCGACCGCGAGCTTGGCGCCCCCGTCCGCCTGCCACGACAGCGAGCGCACAGGCCGCCGCGCTCCCGGCTCGCGGTATACATTCACAGTGTGACAGCTGCTCCTTTCCACCGGCGGTATTGATGGCAATTCCGAATAATATATCTGATACATATCTACCGCATTGTTTTGTACTATGTTATGCTCCATACTCTAAAATATGACGAGAATTGTATATATGCAGAAGAAACCGTTAGAGTTCTAATTGTAATGTTTACTAACATGTCCGAGGTGCATAACAGCATGAATGTATGCGTCGTCCTTTTCTATCTTACGCCGATATCGTTGTGTGGCTTCAGGGTCATTCATGTTTATATCCTTAGGCCAGCCACTTTCGACATGGTTTATACCTGAACTTGTATACTCCGCTCTAAAAGTTACCAACAATACCaagtatcttactaatattaaaaatgcgaatgtttagatggatggacaggtgtttgaaagtatctctgaaacggctcaacggatctttatgaaatttggcatagtctTTAATAAGACAGTCTTTTGTCataagaacatagtctggaagaacacataggctacttattacgtttttttttaattccacgcgggcgatagctagttatattataaagttaatttgtaaCGAATTAATTGTGAGACTattaacaaatttgaattactTGTAAGTTACAATTATATCATTATTCCTttcgtcatttttttataaaatatcgaaaattttaattggggctttataacaattatgttACAATTACACATACAAATACATTACCTTGTTAAATTAACCCAGTTTTCGGACATATTCGGAGCATTTTGTACGGCGACATGTACAGGATTGCgtagtatataatttttatactgacTAGGATTGCATGGAATACTGACACACATTTCAGGGCCATAATCTTcgaataaagtttgttttccAAACTCTTTTCTCTTCCTTGTATATTCATAAgtgatttcatttttttctggTTTCTCCATAATTTTCGATGTTATTTAATCAATACCGTTGCTACTGTAGGTACtacctttttatttcttactccTTCTTTATTCTGATCATTAAATTGGTTTGTacgaatagaaaaaaaatgtatgtgttTTTGCAAAAGCTAAATATGTTCACTTTTATGAATGTATGAATCTTTGAAAAGgagcaataaaataactttagtaagtaatttttttatttatgtctatGTTTAGACAATAACGAAAAGGTTTTCGTCATTAATTAGCCTACATTAGAGTTTATTAAGGAATCAAtgaatggcaacattaaatttagtaaagtGGTATAGGGTCGGCAGGGTTGGCTTTGCGCAGAGAGAGCACGATGAGGCGCGGCGGCGTGGCGGCCAACTTGGCGCAGCACTGCTCCAGCAGCAGGCGCCAGCGGACAGCTGCCCGTTCTTCTGACGACATCGCTTTTAACTGTTGCGTCTATTAAAGGAACttacaactttattatatCCACAGATCTCTATAATTACATGGACAGGCTACAAgccgtggtattttgtgcttgttgattttcgccattttggcacTGATCATAGAGgttgtatgtatttaattgtCAATAACATTAACGGTATCATTTAAGGCGGAAGAaagttaaagaatttattttcaagcggcgatcattttcatttgtataGAGATCAGTGATTAAACCTTATTgtgttaaagttataaaactaCAAAGTATCCGTTTATTCACCTGCTATTTACACTTTGcttgaaataataatcttagCAACAGACTAAAgctgttatataaatttccagattcttattaaagtataattgATTTCCCAATACTCACCGTGTAACCTAACGtgttctgtaaaatatttgctgGAAGACAAGCGGTCAGTTCCCCGGTGTGATCGGCGAAGCGCACTCTTAACTCTTCACAGTTATTGTCCCTAAATTGATTgacgaaaattttaaataatacaaaactgACTCGAAATTGGGTACAATGAAGCGGACTTATATTTACATACGCTCGAATAACGGGTAATACTCCTGCTATGTTCGTCTAATAAAAATACCGTTGACGTCTAAATTCTTTGTATAACCATCGGCTGTCGGTTcagttaattatttgaaaatatttttgtaacgaCAATACggagaataaataaaattacgtagAGTTAATCAGATCGTCTAAGTCGAGATGTGTGAGTAGAGCATGAAGCGAGGCACAGAAGGGCGCGCCGTCAGCGAGGCGGTCGCGCACCTGCTCCACGGTTGCGGCGCACGCGCGCTGCCCGCTCCACTCCGACCACGCGGCCGCCTCACCACCCGCTGAAAGTACTTACATGCAgctccaaaaaatataacaatatcatGACAGTACGACCGCAATTCTCTGTATGAAATCCAGCATTCATAAAAACCAGTTTATCGgcttgtacagtcagcttcataaatatagtggcagtcaagatatccaaatatataggaacacctaaggtgatcaattatataagtacaaccaaagttatcaaattaattgaagcatccactctgctcaaaaacaccggagcgttcacatcgtcatatatatgagtacattcaaagtgcccataattatagttacagacatagcgtcaatagtaacgaagcatcgaaagtatgcaaaaatatcgtaacatttgacaaaattgaactctatctctattcacttaagatacactttgaaatatactacttctgttaaattcatttgacgctttgtatcaacataataggttgtccaaaaagttcgttccgattttcaataggtatcttagaatagacccgaatatattataggtacaattattgaaaacatatgacatgtttacataacacataCATACTGAAAAGCTtaacttcagccatattttgacaaatggtaggacacgattcgttcttttctatcagttttataaaaactgattgacttaatttttgccgAAAAACATAAgactttttgctataaaatcgaacaaatataatttaaaagacgtatgccaaaacttaagggcctttaaaatttcctttaaaaatgggcacgaacttatcggacaacccaacatttttcttcttattattataacgcttaaaatttataaatttacgatacatgacagataccaaatctacctatctatatatataaaagaaagtcgtgttagttacactgtttataactcaagttcggtcgaactgatttagctgaaaattgatggggaggtagcttagaactaggagacggacataggaactttttatcttgtgagcattttttttattccgcgcggacgaagtcgcgggtaaaagctagtaagtaatatcaaattttattctgtcacaatatgtgctagtttcagtgttttactattttcgccgcagtacgtaagtttaatggttcgaatcccaggcttacaaggttttcatttttcaatattatcgaTCACATCGATAtagatctttttttaatgaaaaggaaaaatctggtaatgtacttagaatatgtttttttcttaacaaaaacaattttaaatttttatttttggggtattaaatatttaaataaaattaataacggtTAGGTTAAGCCATCTCGGGATAAAGCGAGTAGGCGTAGAGTGTTTTCACTTGTCATTGCggtcattgaaattgaattctactcgtatatccatatccttgaaatacactttgaaagtATACAACTTCTGTTgaattaattgacaatttgtatcaaaatgtttttctcttaCTGTTAGGTACCTTCAGTCCGGTTGCACtagaattttccaagcatagatttattacacgtcTTTGATGTCGCCAGTGAcatagtccgcgcggaatttaatgacgaaacttacaataataaacgtgaacaataaaaaaacatgctaatgacgtctcggttaaaaaaagggacaaggaatattgtggttccttaatttttaaagatgtcgaatagtaaccaataattgttgcgaAAAAGTTCAAGtttatataacgctttgataataaaattaaataccttaaaaatgtaaaaataagtttgggattcgaatcgccaaaactgcgtattacagCGAGCAGTTAAACCGTAAGGCCAAACTGgcatatatggtgacaaattaaaatttgatattgcttatctatctcgtacctatctgtcatgcgggacgtaa
This region includes:
- the LOC123723084 gene encoding uncharacterized protein LOC123723084 — encoded protein: MEEELKRQIEDLKRQLKDISVHSSSSSHGHSNVGAVSVKLSSFWPNKPKAWFTQAEAQFEIAGITKDSTKYGHILSVLDSSIAEEIEDVIDNAPSENKYGHLKNELIKRFSSSSEQRIRQLLSEQVLGDRTPSSFLRHLRSLAGRADESIIRELWMRNLPTDVQRILMPHQDLSLDKVAEFADSMLDVPSGRRLEQTPRKLSHAEYISFPVSLSITHRQIWRMLVPHQIRR
- the LOC123723085 gene encoding dynein axonemal intermediate chain 2-like, producing MEKPEKNEITYEYTRKRKEFGKQTLFEDYGPEMCVSIPCNPSQYKNYILRNPVHVAVQNAPNMSENWVNLTRAEYTSSGINHVESGWPKDINMNDPEATQRYRRKIEKDDAYIHAVMHLGHIYYSELPSIPPVERSSCHTVNVYREPGARRPVRSLSWQADGGAKLAVAHADIEVLNTRSLQFSYI
- the LOC123723086 gene encoding meiosis-specific with OB domain-containing protein-like, which translates into the protein MNFTKGNGNIYVDLLVVVKSVQPVKMIKTKLGVEMPVRAVEIVDNTTPASLYLEMFDTDTIQRAEEWRPLGSVLFIADARVSWRGRGARTQVCGRSVVTHQPHTSDAEALRLYIQDRAAGGEAAAWSEWSGQRACAATVEQVRDRLADGAPFCASLHALLTHLDLDDLINSTDNNCEELRVRFADHTGELTACLPANILQNTLGYTTQQLKAMSSEERAAVRWRLLLEQCCAKLAATPPRLIVLSLRKANPADPIPLY